The Geomonas ferrireducens DNA segment TTTCACGCAGAACACTTTATGAAGTTTTATCTTATTTTGCAAGCTCAAAACTGGCGCGTTCAGTCGTGAAAACCGCGCCTTTCCGGCTCTTTGAGTATGCACGCCTGGGTGGGTGCCGACAAAAAGAAAAGACCCGCATCCCTCAGAGAGAGTGCGGGCCTTTTGAGTCGGTCACCGTCGTCAGGCTCAGTAACCGGAGACGATGACTTCCAGGTGCCCGTCGTTCGGGCAGAAGATAAGGCCGTGCACCGGCACGTCCTTCGGGATGAGGGGGCTTTTGCGGATGATCGAGGTGACCCGCTCCACGTTTTCTTCCGGGCAGCTGAAGGCGCCCACCCACTGGCCGAGATCGGGGTCGAGATCTTCTATGGCGGCGGGATCGACGCCGCGCTCCACCATCTTCCGCTTGAGCATTTCCACATCAACCGATGCCATGCCGCAATCCTTGTGGCCGATCACGAAGATCTCCTCGACGCCCAAGAGAAAAACGGCCGCCACGAGGCTGCGGATCACGCCGCCGTTGGGGTCGACCAGGGTGTTGCCGGCGTTCTTGATCACCTTGGCATCGCCGCGCTTGATCCCCATGGCGGGCTCGAGGAAATCGACGAGCCGCGTGTCCATGCAGGTGAAGATGGCCAGCTGCTTCTTGGGATCTTTCGGAAGGGGAGGGAAGGCGCCCGGCCTCACGAACTTCTTATTGTGGTCGAGAACTTTTTGGAGAAGAGACATTGGTTTCGTTCCTTGGTTGTCGTTTGTGCAAAACACTTTTCTAAGCCCAAAGCCCCTGCAAGTCAAGGAAAAGAGCCCCCCGCCCGGTATACGGGCGGGGGCGTGCGTGTCTAGACGTTCTGCACATCAACCACGGCGATGGCGGCCATGTTGACGACGTCGTTCACGTCGTCGCCGCGCTGCAGCACGTGCACCGGCTTGTTCATCCCCATGAGGATGGGGCCGATCGCCTCGGCGCCTCCCAGGCGGCGCAAAAGCTTGTAGCAGATGTTGCCGGAGTTGAGGTCCGGGAAGATGAGCACGTTCGCCGGTGTTTTCAATTTCGAGAAGGTGAACCCTTCAAGCAGCTCGGGGACCACCGCGGTGTCCGCCTGCATCTCCCCCTCGACGATCAGGCTGGGGGCGCGCTCCTTGACGAGTTCGACGGCACGCTTCACCTTTCTCGTCTGCGGGTGGTCCACCGAGCCGAAGTTCGAGAAGGAAAGCATGGCGATTCTCGGCTCGATGCCGAGCATGGCGACCTTCTCGGCGGCGAGGATGGCGGTTTCGGCGAGTTCCTCCGCGGTCGGGTCGATGGTCACCGTGGTGTCGGCCAGGAAGTAGACCTCCTTCTTGAACACCATCATGTAGAGGCCGTGCACGCTGGAGAGACCGGCCTGTTTGCCGAGCACCTGCAGCGCCGGACGGATCGTCTCCGGGTAGTGGGTGTCGATGCCACCCAAAAGGGTGTCGGCGTGCCCCTGCGCCACCATCATGGTCGCGAACTGGACGCGGGATTTTCTGCGCATGATGCGCTGGCATTCGGTGAGGGTTAGCCCCTTTCTCTGGCGCCGGCGGTAGAGCTCCTGTGCGTATTCCTCGGTGTGTTCCGACTCGGTCGGGTCGACGATCGGGACGTCGAGGTCGAGGTTCAGCTCGTCCATCTTCTGCTGGATCTTCTTTTTGTCCCCCACGAGGATCGGCTGCGCGATCCCCTCCTCGACGAGGGTCTGGGCCGCGCGCAGGATCTTCTCGTTGTCACCTTCGGGGAAGACGACCTTTTTCGGGTCGCTCTTCGCCTTGTTGATGATCATGCGCATGACTTCTTTGGATTTGCCCTGCGAGCACTCGAGCTGCTCGATGTATTTCGCCATGTCCTCAATCGGCTGGCGTGCGACGCCGGTCTCCATGGCAGCCTGGGCGATCGCCGGCGCCACGTGCAAAAGTACGCGCGGATCGAAGGGCTTCGGAATGATGTAGTTGACCCCGAAGGAGAACTTCTCGTTGCCGTAGGCCTTGGACACCGAGTCGGGCACCTCCTCGCGGGCGAGATTTGCGAGCGCATGCACCGCGGCCAGCTTCATCTCCTCGTTGATCGCGGTGGCACGCACGTCGAGCGCACCGCGGAAGATGAACGGGAAGCCGAGCACGTTGTTCACCTGGTTCGGGTAATCGCTTCTGCCGGTCGCCATGATGACGTCGCCGCGCACCGCGTGCGCCTCCTCAGGGGTGATCTCCGGATCCGGGTTCGCCAGGGCGAAGATGATCGGGTTCGGTGCCATGCTCCGGATCATCTCCGGTGTGAAGGCGCCTTTCGCGGAGAGCCCGAAAAGGACGTCGGCCCCGGCCGCGGCCTCTTCGAGGGTGCGGAAAGGCGTGTCGGCCGCGAAGAGCTCCTTGTAGGGGTTCATCCCCTCGACCCGCCCCTTGTAGATGACCCCTTTGGTGTCGCACATGATCATGTTGTTGGGCTTCACGCCGA contains these protein-coding regions:
- a CDS encoding beta-class carbonic anhydrase, encoding MSLLQKVLDHNKKFVRPGAFPPLPKDPKKQLAIFTCMDTRLVDFLEPAMGIKRGDAKVIKNAGNTLVDPNGGVIRSLVAAVFLLGVEEIFVIGHKDCGMASVDVEMLKRKMVERGVDPAAIEDLDPDLGQWVGAFSCPEENVERVTSIIRKSPLIPKDVPVHGLIFCPNDGHLEVIVSGY
- a CDS encoding NADP-dependent malic enzyme produces the protein ETLKKTMNIPVFHDDQHGTAIISSAALLNALQLTGKKIEEIRIVVNGAGASANSCAKLAMALGVKPNNMIMCDTKGVIYKGRVEGMNPYKELFAADTPFRTLEEAAAGADVLFGLSAKGAFTPEMIRSMAPNPIIFALANPDPEITPEEAHAVRGDVIMATGRSDYPNQVNNVLGFPFIFRGALDVRATAINEEMKLAAVHALANLAREEVPDSVSKAYGNEKFSFGVNYIIPKPFDPRVLLHVAPAIAQAAMETGVARQPIEDMAKYIEQLECSQGKSKEVMRMIINKAKSDPKKVVFPEGDNEKILRAAQTLVEEGIAQPILVGDKKKIQQKMDELNLDLDVPIVDPTESEHTEEYAQELYRRRQRKGLTLTECQRIMRRKSRVQFATMMVAQGHADTLLGGIDTHYPETIRPALQVLGKQAGLSSVHGLYMMVFKKEVYFLADTTVTIDPTAEELAETAILAAEKVAMLGIEPRIAMLSFSNFGSVDHPQTRKVKRAVELVKERAPSLIVEGEMQADTAVVPELLEGFTFSKLKTPANVLIFPDLNSGNICYKLLRRLGGAEAIGPILMGMNKPVHVLQRGDDVNDVVNMAAIAVVDVQNV